One stretch of Chryseobacterium indologenes DNA includes these proteins:
- a CDS encoding SMP-30/gluconolactonase/LRE family protein, producing the protein MKNICKIGMVGLVFALINCQSVNSSKMFYEGVKPKMVSDKFSFTEGPSADKEGNVYFTDQPNDKIYYWDWKSNQIIEFLDKTGRANGTHFDKDGFLITCSDDNGEMWKISKDKKVEILFKDFEGKRLNGPNDVWNDVFGGMYFTDPLYERDYWIDFKQEIPNKSLYYRNKNGKISKLDTFTQPNGIVGSEKLRKLYLSDIDAGKTYVYDILGEGKLSEKKLFCEMGSDGMTLDKHGNLYLTGDGVHVFNREGKKIYHISIPEKWTSNVTFGGKNNDVLFITASKSVYTFPMRVRGIK; encoded by the coding sequence ATGAAGAATATCTGTAAAATAGGTATGGTTGGTTTGGTTTTCGCATTGATAAACTGTCAATCAGTAAATAGTAGTAAAATGTTTTATGAAGGAGTAAAGCCCAAAATGGTTTCTGATAAATTTAGTTTTACAGAAGGTCCGTCAGCAGATAAAGAAGGTAATGTATATTTTACCGATCAGCCTAATGATAAAATCTATTACTGGGACTGGAAAAGCAATCAGATTATAGAATTTTTGGATAAAACAGGAAGGGCAAACGGAACCCATTTTGATAAAGACGGTTTCCTGATTACCTGTTCTGATGATAACGGAGAAATGTGGAAGATCTCAAAAGATAAAAAAGTAGAAATTTTATTCAAAGATTTTGAAGGGAAAAGATTGAACGGTCCTAATGATGTTTGGAATGACGTCTTTGGCGGGATGTATTTCACAGATCCTTTATATGAAAGAGATTACTGGATCGATTTTAAACAGGAAATCCCTAATAAAAGTTTGTATTACAGGAATAAGAATGGTAAAATCAGTAAGTTAGATACTTTTACCCAACCTAACGGAATTGTAGGAAGTGAAAAACTGAGAAAATTATATCTTTCAGACATTGATGCCGGTAAAACCTATGTGTATGATATTCTGGGAGAAGGAAAACTATCCGAGAAAAAATTGTTCTGTGAAATGGGTTCAGATGGGATGACACTGGATAAACATGGAAACCTTTATCTGACCGGAGACGGAGTGCATGTTTTTAATCGTGAAGGAAAGAAAATTTATCATATTTCCATTCCTGAAAAATGGACATCTAATGTAACGTTCGGGGGAAAAAATAATGATGTTTTATTTATCACAGCCTCAAAATCGGTGTATACTTTTCCGATGAGGGTAAGAGGAATAAAATAA
- a CDS encoding DEAD/DEAH box helicase, translating into MELQSIYQKLQIQDMNQMQKSTYKASENNTDIVLLSPTGSGKTLAFLFPVLRNLKKDVQGVQALILVPARELALQIEQVFKSMGTDFKVSVCYGGHDKKIEVNNLIEAPAVLIGTPGRVTYHVRNNNFDPKTIKTLVLDEFDKALELGFHDDMEFICNSLKGLSQRVLTSATAMDEIPAFTGLKDEKIISFLKENDIKPDLQLRKVMTIPEEKLDTLFNLVCKIGNKRTLIFCNHRDAVDRISELLHQMGIDRETFHGGMEQDERERALLKFRNDSARILITTDLAARGLDIPEVESIVHYQLPPKEDAFIHRNGRTARMNAKGFVYLIMNEDDNFPFIKSDTPEESVAGFTKVPQKTPFQTIYISAGKKDKVNKVDIVGYLLKKGELQKEDVGVIEVKDTTSYVAVSRNKVNSVLRKLQNEKLKGKKVKMEVAY; encoded by the coding sequence ATGGAACTACAATCAATTTATCAAAAGCTGCAGATTCAGGATATGAATCAGATGCAGAAATCTACTTATAAAGCGTCTGAAAACAATACGGATATTGTACTGCTCTCTCCTACCGGATCAGGGAAAACGCTTGCTTTTCTATTTCCGGTTCTTAGAAATCTTAAAAAGGATGTTCAGGGAGTTCAGGCATTAATATTGGTTCCTGCCAGAGAATTGGCATTACAGATTGAGCAGGTTTTCAAATCAATGGGAACTGATTTTAAGGTTTCTGTTTGCTATGGTGGACATGATAAAAAGATTGAAGTCAATAATTTAATTGAGGCCCCTGCTGTTTTAATCGGAACTCCGGGAAGAGTTACTTATCACGTAAGGAATAATAATTTTGATCCGAAAACGATTAAGACATTAGTTCTGGATGAATTTGACAAGGCTTTGGAACTGGGCTTCCATGATGATATGGAGTTTATCTGTAATTCTTTAAAAGGACTTTCTCAACGGGTTTTAACTTCTGCAACCGCAATGGATGAAATTCCTGCGTTTACAGGATTAAAAGATGAAAAAATAATCAGTTTCCTTAAAGAAAATGATATAAAACCTGATCTTCAACTGAGAAAAGTAATGACGATTCCGGAAGAAAAACTGGATACTCTTTTCAACCTGGTTTGTAAAATCGGGAATAAAAGAACTTTGATCTTCTGTAACCACCGTGATGCAGTAGACCGTATCTCTGAGCTTCTTCACCAGATGGGCATCGACAGGGAGACCTTCCATGGTGGAATGGAACAGGATGAAAGAGAACGTGCTTTACTGAAATTCAGAAATGATTCTGCGAGGATTCTTATCACAACAGATTTAGCTGCCCGCGGACTGGATATTCCAGAAGTGGAATCTATTGTACATTATCAGCTTCCCCCAAAAGAAGATGCTTTCATTCACAGAAACGGGCGTACCGCAAGAATGAATGCCAAAGGTTTTGTCTACCTTATTATGAATGAAGATGATAATTTTCCTTTCATCAAGAGTGATACCCCTGAAGAAAGTGTTGCAGGATTTACTAAAGTTCCGCAAAAAACACCTTTCCAGACGATTTACATCAGTGCAGGAAAAAAAGACAAGGTGAATAAAGTGGATATTGTAGGGTATTTACTAAAAAAAGGAGAACTTCAAAAAGAAGATGTTGGTGTAATTGAAGTAAAAGATACCACTTCTTATGTTGCGGTTTCCAGAAATAAGGTGAATTCCGTTTTGAGAAAACTTCAGAATGAAAAGCTGAAAGGTAAGAAAGTGAAAATGGAAGTCGCTTATTAA
- the rpsA gene encoding 30S ribosomal protein S1 — MSKETNSAELLLNQNVAPEQFDWDSFESGLDADARKEKSDLEEIYNGSLNNLDDNDVLVGKVVRLTDKEAIVDINFKSEGVISLNEFRYNQGLKVGDEVEVMVDKREDKTGQLQLSHRKARTLKAWDKVNELHETGEIVNGFVKSRTKGGMIVDVHGIEAFLPGSQIDVKPIKDYDQFVGKTMEFKVVKINPEFKNVVVSHKALIEADIEGQKKEIIAQLEKGQVLEGTVKNITSYGVFIDLGGVDGLIHITDLSWSRVNHPSEILEDGQTVKVVILDFDDEKTRIQLGMKQLEAHPWDALSADLKVGDKVKGKVVVLADYGAFVEIAPGVEGLIHVSEMSWSTHLRSAGDFVKVGDEVEAEVLTLDREERKISLGIKQLSKDPWENIEAKYPVGSQHVGTVRNFTNFGVFVELEEGIDGLIYISDLSWTKKIKHPSEFCAVGDKLDVVVLELDIQARRLSLGHKQLTENPWDKFETKYAEGTIHAGKAVEVHDKGASVQFEDAEVEAFCPSRLLEKEDGSKIKKGEDAQFKVIEFNKEFKRVVVSHTGIFRDEEKKNVKESSSRNVSSSSNNEERSTLGDIDALAELKRKMEEGK; from the coding sequence ATGTCAAAAGAGACAAATTCAGCAGAATTATTATTAAACCAAAACGTAGCACCTGAACAATTTGACTGGGATTCTTTCGAATCTGGTCTTGATGCTGATGCTAGAAAAGAGAAAAGTGATTTAGAAGAGATCTACAACGGATCATTGAACAACCTGGACGATAATGACGTTTTAGTTGGTAAAGTTGTAAGATTAACTGATAAAGAAGCTATCGTAGACATCAACTTCAAATCAGAAGGTGTTATTTCTCTTAACGAATTCCGTTACAACCAAGGCCTAAAAGTAGGTGATGAGGTAGAAGTAATGGTTGACAAGAGAGAAGACAAAACTGGACAATTACAATTATCTCACAGAAAAGCGAGAACGCTTAAAGCTTGGGATAAAGTAAACGAACTTCACGAAACTGGTGAAATCGTTAACGGTTTTGTTAAGTCTAGAACTAAAGGTGGTATGATCGTTGACGTTCACGGAATCGAAGCATTCTTACCAGGTTCTCAAATTGACGTTAAGCCAATTAAAGATTACGATCAGTTCGTAGGAAAAACTATGGAGTTCAAAGTTGTGAAAATCAACCCTGAGTTCAAAAACGTAGTTGTATCTCACAAAGCATTGATCGAAGCAGATATCGAAGGTCAGAAAAAAGAAATCATCGCTCAACTTGAAAAAGGTCAGGTTCTTGAAGGAACTGTTAAGAACATTACTTCTTACGGTGTATTCATTGACTTAGGTGGTGTAGATGGATTAATTCACATTACAGACCTTTCTTGGTCTAGAGTGAACCACCCATCTGAAATCCTTGAGGACGGACAAACTGTAAAAGTTGTAATCCTTGATTTCGATGATGAGAAAACAAGAATCCAATTAGGTATGAAGCAATTAGAAGCTCATCCTTGGGATGCTCTTTCTGCTGACTTAAAAGTTGGTGACAAAGTAAAAGGAAAAGTAGTAGTTCTTGCTGACTATGGTGCATTCGTAGAAATCGCTCCAGGTGTTGAAGGATTAATCCACGTTTCTGAAATGTCTTGGTCTACTCACTTAAGATCTGCTGGAGATTTCGTAAAAGTAGGTGATGAAGTGGAAGCTGAAGTATTAACTTTAGACAGAGAAGAAAGAAAAATTTCTCTTGGTATCAAGCAGTTATCTAAAGATCCATGGGAAAACATCGAAGCTAAGTATCCAGTAGGATCTCAGCATGTAGGAACTGTAAGAAACTTCACTAACTTTGGTGTATTCGTAGAGTTAGAAGAAGGTATCGACGGTCTAATCTACATCTCTGATCTTTCTTGGACTAAGAAAATCAAGCACCCATCTGAGTTCTGTGCAGTAGGTGATAAACTAGATGTTGTAGTTCTTGAATTAGATATCCAAGCTAGAAGATTATCTCTAGGTCACAAGCAATTGACTGAGAACCCATGGGATAAATTCGAAACTAAATATGCTGAAGGAACGATCCACGCTGGTAAAGCAGTAGAAGTTCACGATAAAGGAGCTTCTGTACAATTCGAAGATGCTGAGGTTGAAGCTTTCTGCCCTTCAAGATTATTAGAGAAAGAAGATGGATCTAAAATCAAGAAAGGTGAAGATGCTCAATTCAAAGTAATTGAATTCAACAAAGAATTCAAGAGAGTTGTAGTTTCTCACACAGGGATCTTCAGAGACGAAGAGAAGAAAAACGTAAAAGAATCTTCTTCTAGAAACGTATCTTCTTCTTCTAACAACGAAGAAAGATCTACTCTTGGAGACATCGATGCATTAGCAGAGTTGAAAAGAAAAATGGAAGAAGGTAAATAA
- a CDS encoding T9SS-dependent M36 family metallopeptidase gives MKNKTLPILFVVFSVFPAIVFGQDNEKLIKDYISQNKIREYKKSDLNNFIVDNVDPSKSLKGDVVKFLQTYKGLPIYNSVGTALIQDNKVVYYTDNFVKDYTVSSLGNVTISKTAALHAIADDLKKNEINDFLIRDFSGEAVEGKKVAKQRLVYAEHKGDLKLAYEYLLREPKSPSYWTYLVDANTGEVLNKTDLNVSCSFHPGAYSHSHTDMDFVQNDLIGPLKTNTQFTPFLAPDNASYNVFPLPVEAPTFGSRQIISNPWYLPASPEGWHSDGENHYTITRGNNVYAYEDTADMDQPGLSPDGGATRNFDFPFNMNGTSAANQNASITNLFYLNNKIHDVFYKFGFTESAKNFQQNNFGNGGLGNDYVEAEGQDGGGLNNANFGTPGDGQKPYMQMYLWSAVNQLFFYNTPGAAVARTPITGTAEFGPALTGTGITGDIQLVSNLTGCTALPAGSLTGKIGLIERGGGTNCGFAVKTKNAQNAGAIAVVIYNNATATNFPSGMGGTDPSITIPTVSIENSEGEYIKTQLAGNTTVNITLKNDPVTSVTPDGSFDNGIVTHEYGHGISNRLTGTGYACLSTSASREQMGEGWSDFFALMLTNRPGDNASVARGMGTYAGGEPITGGGIRPAKYSPNFSINPFTYGVTNQLHQTNANGTVSTDSHSIGFIWATMLWDLHWKYVEKYGYSSDVMSDTPNGSSKVLQIVTNALKLQGCNPSFIDGRNAILAADEAATNGQDKCMIWKVFAKRGLGVGASAGVKSVGTDQIENFEVPVDCASLGTDEVASTKDQKISIYPNPAKDEFYINFPSKTLGKVSVELYDMSGKLVSSEDKISPENKKSISTSRLINGTYIVKVKGLGFEANSKVIVKK, from the coding sequence ATGAAAAATAAAACTCTACCTATTCTTTTTGTTGTATTTTCTGTGTTTCCGGCTATTGTTTTCGGACAAGATAATGAAAAGCTTATTAAAGATTATATTTCTCAAAATAAAATAAGAGAATACAAGAAATCAGATCTCAATAACTTTATTGTAGATAATGTGGATCCTTCAAAATCTTTAAAGGGTGATGTTGTGAAATTTTTACAGACCTATAAGGGGTTACCAATATATAACTCGGTAGGAACTGCACTTATTCAAGACAATAAAGTTGTTTATTACACAGATAATTTCGTAAAGGATTATACTGTATCTTCATTAGGTAATGTGACGATTAGTAAAACGGCTGCACTTCATGCCATTGCAGATGATTTAAAGAAAAATGAAATCAATGACTTTCTTATTCGTGATTTTTCAGGGGAAGCTGTAGAAGGTAAAAAGGTAGCTAAACAAAGATTGGTATACGCAGAGCATAAAGGAGATTTGAAACTTGCGTATGAATATCTTCTAAGAGAACCAAAATCACCTAGCTATTGGACTTATCTTGTTGATGCTAATACAGGGGAAGTATTGAATAAAACGGATCTGAATGTATCCTGTAGTTTTCATCCAGGAGCTTATTCACATAGCCATACAGACATGGACTTTGTTCAGAATGACCTAATCGGGCCATTAAAAACAAATACTCAGTTTACTCCTTTTCTGGCACCGGATAATGCCAGTTATAATGTTTTCCCTTTGCCGGTAGAAGCTCCTACATTCGGTTCAAGACAAATTATTTCCAATCCATGGTATTTGCCGGCTTCACCGGAAGGATGGCATTCTGATGGAGAAAATCATTATACTATAACAAGAGGGAATAATGTATATGCCTATGAAGACACGGCAGATATGGATCAACCGGGGCTTTCTCCTGATGGGGGAGCTACCAGGAACTTTGATTTTCCATTCAATATGAACGGAACATCTGCTGCTAATCAAAATGCTTCTATTACCAACCTGTTTTATTTAAATAATAAAATTCATGATGTATTTTATAAGTTTGGATTTACAGAATCTGCTAAGAATTTTCAACAAAATAATTTCGGAAATGGTGGCCTGGGTAACGATTATGTAGAAGCAGAAGGACAAGATGGAGGTGGACTTAATAATGCCAACTTCGGTACTCCTGGAGATGGACAGAAACCGTATATGCAGATGTATTTATGGTCTGCGGTAAATCAACTGTTCTTTTACAATACGCCGGGAGCTGCAGTGGCTCGTACCCCTATTACTGGTACCGCTGAGTTTGGCCCTGCATTAACAGGTACAGGAATAACGGGAGATATACAGTTAGTATCAAACTTAACTGGCTGTACAGCACTACCAGCTGGATCACTTACGGGTAAAATAGGCCTTATTGAAAGAGGAGGTGGAACGAACTGTGGTTTTGCAGTTAAGACCAAAAATGCTCAGAATGCAGGAGCTATAGCAGTAGTGATCTATAATAATGCAACAGCTACAAATTTCCCATCAGGAATGGGAGGTACAGATCCTTCTATTACTATTCCTACGGTTTCAATTGAAAATTCAGAAGGAGAATATATCAAAACTCAGCTTGCAGGCAATACAACAGTAAATATTACGCTTAAAAATGATCCTGTTACAAGTGTTACTCCGGATGGAAGTTTCGATAATGGAATCGTGACTCACGAATATGGACATGGAATATCAAACAGATTAACAGGTACAGGATATGCCTGCTTATCTACTTCTGCCAGTAGAGAGCAAATGGGAGAAGGATGGTCTGATTTCTTTGCCCTGATGCTTACTAACAGACCGGGAGATAATGCTTCAGTAGCAAGAGGAATGGGAACTTATGCAGGCGGTGAACCAATAACAGGTGGAGGAATCAGACCTGCTAAATATTCTCCGAATTTTTCCATAAATCCTTTTACTTATGGTGTTACTAATCAGTTGCATCAAACTAATGCTAATGGCACTGTATCTACAGACTCTCATTCTATAGGTTTTATCTGGGCAACTATGTTATGGGATCTTCACTGGAAATATGTTGAGAAATATGGATATTCTTCAGATGTAATGTCAGATACACCCAATGGAAGTTCAAAAGTATTACAAATTGTCACTAATGCTCTAAAGCTCCAAGGGTGTAATCCTAGCTTTATTGATGGAAGAAATGCAATATTGGCAGCTGATGAGGCTGCTACGAATGGCCAGGATAAATGTATGATCTGGAAAGTCTTTGCAAAAAGAGGGCTTGGTGTAGGCGCTTCGGCAGGGGTGAAGAGTGTTGGTACAGATCAGATAGAAAATTTTGAAGTCCCAGTAGACTGTGCTTCCTTAGGGACTGATGAAGTAGCATCCACTAAAGATCAGAAAATTTCTATTTACCCGAATCCTGCAAAAGATGAATTCTATATTAATTTCCCAAGCAAAACTCTTGGAAAAGTAAGTGTAGAACTGTATGATATGTCTGGAAAACTAGTTTCTTCAGAAGATAAAATTTCCCCTGAAAATAAAAAATCGATTTCTACAAGTCGTTTGATAAACGGTACTTACATTGTGAAAGTGAAAGGGCTTGGTTTTGAAGCCAATTCTAAAGTGATTGTAAAAAAATAA